The genomic window GTACAAGAGGACATTTTTTCCTTATATCattaatgtaaatattatttactAGGCACCTGATGTTAACTACTATTTGTCTATTAATTGTTACATTCATAACGTTCTTTTTGACTCGAATGAGCACAGCCAGTGGAGTGCTTAGGTTGTTATTTTATCAAACTTATAACATCCAATTCCTGCAACTCAATGTTTGTTGGTATGCTTTATTCATTGCTGTAggtgttttcttcttttgaatcaTATGCAGGCGAAGTTAAAGGAAAGTTAAGGAAGCAGCTCCTGATACTTGCGGTTGAAATACTAACAGCCAGCCCTTTGCCGATTGTTTCTTGTAAGCCCATTCTTTGATCTTTCCTGTCTGAGCGTTCTTTTGACTTGAATGAAGACTGGCTTTTGGAGGTTGCTTCTGTTGTTATTGCATTtaagtctttgtttttttcatctcATGCAGGCCAAGGCAATGCAGCTGTTCTGTTTATGGCCCTGGCATTATGATAAAGGTTCAACGCCCACATGCTCAGGTAAATTTCTTACATTCTTTGTCACACAATCTATATTCTTGTTATTGCAGCTGTAAATTGGAGCAGGAGCAGGGCCAGAAAGGTATACTCTATAATTTGAGCTTCTTTTGGTGGTGGTTGATGCAGAACTATGAAACTGAAGTAAAAGGTATGAATTATGAATCATCATACAagcaaatatatgtatatgaaatcCTCTAACGTAACATATACAATTGGTGCTATGCTAGATAATGAATTATGAATGCTCTACATGTCTATCCATAGACATCAACACCTGTCCAGGTCCACCCACCGCGGCAGGTGGTGGTGGCGACAAGGGATCTTGCTCATGCATGGCTTCATCAACATCAGGAATGAATGACTCAGCGTCTGATTGGTCCTGCTGCTTCACTACAAGGATTGTAAACTTGCCACCAAAGTCCGGTGATGCCAAGAAAGTCCCCAACAACTCCGAGCTCCGGGCAATCACTCCAATCCATAAGACCACCCTCAGTCACCACAGAGTTCACTCTGTGTCTCATCCCAACGATCACCAAGTCATAGTCCGCATCAGCATACTCTCTTAGCACTCCGACGATCTCCTCCATGTCCTGCACCAGCTGCTCACGGTACGCCACCCTTTCCATACCAATAGTCTCATGTCTGAATTGTTCCAGCAGCCTGTTATCAAGCTTCCTCTCCATTGGATTTTCTCTAATGCTTCTGCTTGGCAGGAACCGTGTAACATCAAGACTGACTCCAGGATTTGCCACCATTCGCCCAGCAATCGACAAGCTCTCCCTATCATCCTCTCCGCCAAAGTAAAACAATGCAATGCTGTACTCAAACTTGCCTGGCGTTGCACAAATGGTGTTTACTCCAGTGTCAATTGTGACTGTGTCAATAATGATCCCAACTGAGCACGGCGCATGTAGCAACACCTTGTGGTTTGCCGCGCGCAGCCGGCTATTCACCTGGATACTACCTCCAATCATACGCTTCTTATGAAATGGCAGAAGGATGAGCGAAGTGCGCTTCTCGAGCGCGAGGTGGCAGACCTCATCATGCATGGATACATAAGGTGCAATGGTGGTGAAAGGGTGGACGTGGACATGCCCTTGGTGGCGTTTTTCATGCAAGAGAAACGCGTTGATGATGCGTTCAGATCGGCTGATGTGGTGTGCCATGGAGTCTGACCGGGAGAGCTTATGCGGGATGAGCAGTGGTGCTGCACGGCCGACGAGCTCAACCAGGTGAAGCGCGTGGATAGAAAGAGGTGTCTCCTCGGACACGTAAATGGCCTCGAGCAAACTAATGGCCGTGGGGACGTGAGCTTGGTCATGCACGCATGCAACCACACGGAGCTCCGAATCAGGCTTGCTGTGCTGCACTGTGCGGCGTTTGTACACGGTGTATCGTCGGAATGGCTTGTAGATTGATGCGGCCATCGGCGTGGACAGCCCGGTCACTGCCACAGCTGATAAGATCATCACAGTGAAAGCCTGTTGGGATATAATCCCATTTAAATACATGAAGTTATAGCTGATGATTTCAACTATCCCTTTGGAGTTGATGAAGAGGCTGAGAGACAGTGCGTCACTGAAGGGGAACTTATAGTAGAGGGCTGGTATCAAAGTCCCTGTTACCTTTCCCAGCCACCCCATGAAGTTGATGAGCTGCAAAAATCTCCAGTCATTACTGTTTGTAACGGAGTCGATATTGGTCCGCATTCCGCTTCTTGCGAAGTAAAGCGGCACCAAGATTCCATGAATGAAGGCCTCAATCTTCTCTGTCAAGGCCGCTCCCAGCGGCGGTCCGTCCGGTATCACCAACCCGAGGATCAACGAGATGTGAAACGTATTGCCTCCAATCATATTTCCAACAAATGCCGTAACCAAAACAATGACAAGGAACAAGAAGATGTACCCTTCATCCACCGGCTTCCCCGGCGGCGTCCGTTCTATAACCCAGATGGCCAACGGTCTTATGACTCCAGCTATGAAGAACACATACACTGTGATTGCCATCAACGCATAGAATGAATACAATTCATTCGTTTTCCCTGCATTCCTGATTGTATATATGATCATCCCTACATTCGCAATGATGTCGTTGGTCATCGAAGCCGACATCGCCACCCGACCGATCTCCGAGTTGAGCAGCTTCAGCTCTGCTAAGCTGGGCACAATATTGGCAAAAGACGTGAAGGAATTCACAGAACAAATGGAGACAACATACACAAACTTCTCCTCTTTGTCCTTAGCCATCAAGATAAGGCCAGAGGTCAATGCTATAGAAACAAAAGGAACAATTATGCTTGACAAGCCAATGACCACAGCCTTCCTCCCAGACCTCTTCAGCAAGCCTGGGTCCATTTTCAACCCAATTAAGAAGGCAGCGAACATGATCCCAAACCTGGACATCACCTCAACCACCGGCTTCTCCTTGTCCGGGAAAAAAAGGTCCTTGAACCAGCCCATCCTGCTCAACACCGATGGTCCTACCAGTATCCCACTCTGCATGCATGCATCATGCATGATTGATTTCTACGTTACGTCCACATCCactttttctatataaatataaatatgagaaataaatgTAAGATGACTTACAATGATTTCAGAGATGATCCTGGGTTGTTTAAAGGGACGGAGAAGGAAGTGGACCATTCTGGAAAGGGTGAACATGAGGGTGACTTGCAAGGTGAGACGAGACAATGGGGAGTCAAGAGGGTTACGTTGGACGAACAAGCTTGCCGGGCCGTTGAGGCCTGTGACTCCTGTGGTGATGCAGATAACGCTCTCGTTCGCCATTGTTGGACCGAGATGAAGGTGATGCCTGATGGTGGGTGAAGACCGGAAGagaacacatacacacacacacacagagagagatAGATAATGGATTAGTGGATTAGGAACAAAAGCTTGGGTGGTAAACGTACCTGGGAGGTGTTACGATCCGTTGACGTGGTGTCTCTTGACCGTCGGTTCATAGGTTTGGCGAGGAGGATTCTGTGGGGAGGTTAGTGGATGCTTTCTGGGTGATCCGCTGTGGGGTTTCGAACAGCGTACGTGTTCATGGTTGATGTTTACACGTGGAAGGATCCTCACCCTTCGTTGGCCGCTATCATCTTTCTCTCTGATTTTTTGTAAGCTATCTATTTATTggacaaattattattattattattattattattattattattattattattattattataaaaaaataataaaattataacattaattatttaaaagtaataaaattaaaaacttcaaAGACATGTAGCAATGGacacaaatttaaaattccACATCCAAAATGAAGCTGGAAGGCCATGACAATGAGACAATAAAAGTGAaggtatatatttatttataataaaaactgaaaattaaacCGAGTTGATCCAGTGATATGATCAAATTAATAGAGTTGGATAGGGTTTAttaatggtttattttattttatttttataaaaatgacaaatgCTATTCACATGAAGAATGTGCATACAGATTGAAAATGCCTACACGTTCTTATTTGACGGTGATATAAGGTTTAAGTTGCAAATCCATACGCATGACCTAAGActcattatcatcatttttatcCAGTAAAATTTGAATTGAGACCTCTTAAATAAATCACTCTCGTTTTTTATAATAGAGCCAGGTTAAAAAATGAGTACTTTGGTAGTGGTTTAATCAATAAAGCCAATGGTTTAACTCTTTGTCACCTACTTCAATAATGTGTTGAGAGTCTTGTTTAATAAGGGCTTGACTAACAAATGCGCAACTGCAATATAATTACTAAAAATCCAAATGACACTTAACTTCGTTTcatgtttatattgttttaagaAATTGCACCATTATATAcgcatgtatgtatgtattattCATCTTCATGTTAGGTattattcattttcatcattgtattcttaatatatttatcacaacatttttataaatattttttatttcatttgtataaAGCTCTATGGTTCGAATTCATGGCTCATttatatttctcaaatttatatacacacacatgaacATAACGATCATTAATAAATATTctataaatacatgaaaaataaaaataaaaatatgatgaaatatataaaccaaaaatacataatCCATCTCTATAATTTGCAGACATGacatattgtaattattattatgataaataagACAAGACATATATAGCAAAAGATGgtgctttttattttatgatatacCAAGTTGGTACTGAATTGACCTTGCATGTGAAACACTAATTCCAAATCTTCATTGTCTTTTTAGCTTGTGGCACTCATGTCGCATATTTTAAAGAACGAAatttccattattattattattattattattattattattattattattatatgaatgCGGAATTATGCCTTCATTCAGGTTGCATCAAAACttgaaaattattgtgggaaAAAAAATACCTCAAAATATATTAAGCTCCACTGATATATTAAGAATTTTTAATCATGcattgtgataaaaaaaaaaaaaattttgtttttttttatttgaggatatgatcaatattaattattctcaattggtttaaaaaattttatgaactcTTTCACATGTATGTATAGATATCGAtaattaaatatggataaataatGAATCTTCAACTATTGAGTTGGAAAGAAGTCGAAATAATCAACTTTTTCATGGATGAGAAATAAAATATCTCTCATAGTCTCATGTTGTAAAGATGgtacataattaatatatttatcgATAGATTTTATgtactataaatatttatttatttatcactaTCAcgaaaataataaactattctcatttttgaagtattattaatcaatttaattttttttacaatgtatataatttatatatatataaatatatattaataataccagaataatttaattattagaattaattatgtatataataatattgattgaTATGCATCACTaaagaaattttatattaaaataaatgagtacaaaatttattttatcctAAATTACAATATCAAAATTTGGCAAGAAATGGTaagcaaattataaaaaaaaaacccggAAGggtaagtaatttttttaaatgaagtgAATAATGAATCACCGataatattaaacataattttgtttttctcacacatggcaaataaaataaaaatctttttatttatttatttatatatgctcAAAAGATCAcggaaaagtaaaaaaagtgaGCGTTCACGAGGGTTCTGCTCAACTGTTGATATTCTGTCCTCAATTTGTTTGATGTCTTTGTAagcttttgttttatgtttatgCTCACACTAGTCCTTGCAAGATGCTTTCAGCCtcttttttaatatacataACATGAAGATATGTCTATCTCGGCACGTCCCCAGATGCACCGTTCATTATAGATATTTATTGACAACAGTTAAATTATAATgtaacatttattattttactatttaatattattatattttgttttaataaattgtagCCGATACTCTTCCGTTTCCTTTTGTCCGCCACAAATCAATGTTTTTCTTATCCGTTAATCCCCAGTTCCTAATGAAATTGagttattttacaaatttttataaaaaaattagttattttttttaaattatccttaatatatatctttacatttttctcttatatttaattttaataaaaaaaaattgaatagagtgttaagggtaattttgaaaaaataataataaatatttcttgatataaaaaaataaaaaataaaataaatttgtgacagataaaaaggaatggagggagtattttctaacattaaaaagtatttattatgtttttttttcaaaattactcttaacgttctattcaattctctttttaaaattaaatatgagataaaagtgtgaaaatataaattagagataatttttgaaagataactaaatttttataaaattttgttaaataactaaattttttgataTGTGAGATTCGATTAACCATGAcagataaaacaaaacaaagggagtaaatataaattcaatcaTTATTTTGGACTTTCATTTGAAATCAAAATGCATTcctaaatttttgtatatatatatataattatttatttattcattttgtttattttcatattttatgtgcAACGGATATTCATAGAGAATAAAACGAAATCAAATGAATAAGttaatgagaagaaaaaaagaccCACTTAAGATAAAAGTATAGATATGTTGAGATATTAACTTCAGACCTATGcacactttattttcttttaaataaaggGCGATTTAGCAACAAATATCCAATATTTAGAAAATCTTTTTCTTAATCTACACAGTGTTTCTATGGgtcttaaataattaattgaaataattaaattactataataatatattcataaaataaacttatttattttcatattattttataaataataatactaataataatgaCATAACTACTTGGGAAGAGTAATTCTTATTTTGATAAAGGTATattcattttcatattcaaaaataccaaattatttttttcccttgaaaagtaataatatacattctgttatttaaaaaatatattttatgatgTTAAGTCTCACCatgctttctttttattaaagaaatcaATCACAATTGGGTTTTGGGTCCCAGGTTACAAAGTCACTGTGATAATGATTATGCTTCTTGTGTGTTATTTAAGAATCATTAGTTATTGCTCTAAACTCAGccactattatttttattattattttccttttgattAAATCATTTAACCTAAAGTTCTATTATCTCGTATATATATAACCTATTTAAAAGTCATCAAACACtatatcattaaatataaatttttaagtaccatatatattaatgtatgtcttttatatatctttttaacaACTTTACTTAAAGTGCTTTAAATACTTATTAACACCAAATCATTTTAGTGTAGATATTGAATTAGGCAtgtgttttaaataataaaagaattattagatgagaaaaaaatagttttaaactTTAAAGGGGAATCCCACTTAGATAAGAACTTTATGCTAGTGCTAATGAGGATGTTTGaatgcaatgaaaataattaaaattcccACTATAACTAACTCAAATGCATGATGATAATGCCTTCTTCATTACGGAATTTAGTTAGTCAAACTAGTCATCCACAACATGCAACACACTTGCCATCACTTCCAGGCATGCATTACTttctatatgtttatatatgggGTTAAGTCATTAGCTTACTTACCTAGATAATTgttcactaaaaatataaacatatccaactgataatatttatatagacattgtatatcattattataaaaatataaacatatccaattgataatatttatatagacATTGTATATCATTATTATGCAACACTATGTAATAGTGTTTTGTAATGTTTATAAATACATCACATTTGTTGGATAGTAATCCAATGACTATTATGGAcgtcataaattttaaatttagagaCGACCCTAaatgataaatcatatatatatatatatatatataaatcaaagttaaagtaaaaataatatatatttattttgatacttCAACTaatttttagtaatatttttcTCTGTAAACTATATTTGCACGGCTACTCTAcctgtattttatataaatttgaatattaagTTATatgattgattaaatattaataaaatgttgtaattatatttcttataaaacttattaataaacactgttatttaaatttaaagattaaaaacatGTGAAATCAAACattgtgagattttttttttaaatttacgcAACACAAATTGTCAAATTCCAGTCCaagtaattatttcaaataaaaaaattttatgaataaaactATATGAAAATAGTATTGAagatcataataattatttgtctatatatatctaatgataaaaataaataattacaaagacCAAAATATCTTTTAACCAACAGATTCATAAGCTTATAGTCTTTGGtccaataacaaaaaaaacgagtgtaagacatttaaaaaattttgagttaaatctAAATTGTCGATACTGGGTTGGccttttttaatgaatgtggtttatctactttttcaATCTAAATTGTCTCAAGTTCAAGTATTGCGAGATGTGATGGTGATAACATGTCTTCGATTATTAGGGTTGTCTTGCTGATCAAACCTTGTGTCACCGGGTAAAAGTGTGCTAATTACCTTGATATACATAGCACTTATtgcttttagaaaaaaaaattttcatttaaacattaaaaaaaaagcaacaaattGGGTCATCCAATAATCTCCAACAAATATAGACACACACATACTCacattaatcaaataaataaataaataaacaaacaaacaaaattatccAATCAGCTCACTTACGACCCGGAAGTCAAGTTCCCTCGTGAAAGTGAAGTGGAAGTGACCAGTGTGTGGGACCCAAAGGAAAATAGCCGTTAAATGTAGCAAGTGAAACAGAGCTAGAGCTAGAGATagagagaagaacaagaagaacagaGCACTCTTGCTCTTGTTTTTTCCTCTGTTTTTCAACACCTCCAAcgttgcccttcttcttcttcttctctcttcttaaTAATCAAAACTAGCCgttaatatcaaacaaaaacttCACCATTTCCTACTCACTTCTCACCTCTTTTTCATcacatcattcattcattcattcattcactcTCCTTAGTTTCCACAATTCTTATGGATGAATCCATTCTCCTTCTCTACTTATCTttgtttctcttcatctctAGCACAACCTCAACCAGAGCTTACAATGAACTAGTTTTGTCTAAAGCTGATTACCAAGGCTTGCAAGCATTCAAAGCCACACTCATTGATACTAGAGGAGTTTT from Dioscorea cayenensis subsp. rotundata cultivar TDr96_F1 chromosome 9, TDr96_F1_v2_PseudoChromosome.rev07_lg8_w22 25.fasta, whole genome shotgun sequence includes these protein-coding regions:
- the LOC120269090 gene encoding cation/H(+) antiporter 15-like; its protein translation is MGWFKDLFFPDKEKPVVEVMSRFGIMFAAFLIGLKMDPGLLKRSGRKAVVIGLSSIIVPFVSIALTSGLILMAKDKEEKFVYVVSICSVNSFTSFANIVPSLAELKLLNSEIGRVAMSASMTNDIIANVGMIIYTIRNAGKTNELYSFYALMAITVYVFFIAGVIRPLAIWVIERTPPGKPVDEGYIFLFLVIVLVTAFVGNMIGGNTFHISLILGLVIPDGPPLGAALTEKIEAFIHGILVPLYFARSGMRTNIDSVTNSNDWRFLQLINFMGWLGKVTGTLIPALYYKFPFSDALSLSLFINSKGIVEIISYNFMYLNGIISQQAFTVMILSAVAVTGLSTPMAASIYKPFRRYTVYKRRTVQHSKPDSELRVVACVHDQAHVPTAISLLEAIYVSEETPLSIHALHLVELVGRAAPLLIPHKLSRSDSMAHHISRSERIINAFLLHEKRHQGHVHVHPFTTIAPYVSMHDEVCHLALEKRTSLILLPFHKKRMIGGSIQVNSRLRAANHKVLLHAPCSVGIIIDTVTIDTGVNTICATPGKFEYSIALFYFGGEDDRESLSIAGRMVANPGVSLDVTRFLPSRSIRENPMERKLDNRLLEQFRHETIGMERVAYREQLVQDMEEIVGVLREYADADYDLVIVGMRHRVNSVVTEGGLMDWSDCPELGVVGDFLGITGLWWQVYNPCSEAAGPIRR